One window of Branchiostoma lanceolatum isolate klBraLanc5 chromosome 6, klBraLanc5.hap2, whole genome shotgun sequence genomic DNA carries:
- the LOC136437165 gene encoding acylamino-acid-releasing enzyme-like, which produces MQASLSTTEAVRVYRELARRPSVARAWINSAKDVGTTERKLAEVNSLWSQRDIETSKTAKFIRSHRVDVADGRVASTEVCGAPVDTSTCLLQQTSPSGNFSAILRLISDKQYLEVWSRTCKLKNVELQVLEKHGKVYDDGTFGCFQWSPCERYLLYVAEKKMPKMESFFKRKDKEKAESDDAPVRGEEFVYQEDWGEGLVSKHRPVLCIFDVEEETTQVLTSVPDEVSPGQAVWCPDGKGVVFVGWWHVPFRLGIIYCTNRRSALFRLDLEGQACEQLTGDGLSVRCPRFSPDGSRLVFLQNPAGGPHNSCSQVAVYLWKEKTAVVVTDIVRKASGDSFPGIYAFDNGYQQCWAADSRRVVLNTYWRSKMALLVINTDTKEVKKLSAEGDDTAAAWRLLDIRDDLIVAACCSPNTSQHLRCAVLPPSGQEHLVKWETLDDVVPTLSPPVDHKVITFTPVDGGIEYEAILMRKRGVESPPMIVWPHGGPHSVFSSEFLPYIAGFCQLGFAVLLVNYRGSLGFGQDFVESLPGKVGSQDVSDVHHAVKTVVVTEGVNKDKLLLCGGSHGGFLVTHLVGQFPDTYKACVARNPVTNIASMFGTTDIPDWCCVEAGLEPDFHAPPSPEVYSAMLTRSPMYHADKIKTPTMVMLGEVDRRVPPPQGKELHRLLKTRGVPTRLLVYPDNSHPISKVDAEADAFVNIYKWFTEHMAN; this is translated from the exons ATGCAGGCCTCCCTCAGCACCACAGAGGCAGTGCGGGTGTACAGGGAGCTGGCACGGAGGCCCAGCGTCGCCCGCGCATGGATCAACTCTGCGAAAGACGTGGGGACAACTGAGAGGAAACTTGCTGAGGTCAACTCCCTCTGGTCTCAGAGGGACATCGAGACGTCGAAGACCGCCAAGTTCATCAG GAGCCACAGGGTGGACGTGGCGGACGGCCGCGTGGCGAGTACGGAGGTCTGCGGAGCTCCTGTCGACACCAGCACCTGCCTGCTGCAGCAGACCTCTCCCTCGGGGAACTTCTCCGCAATCCTCCGTCTCATCTCCGACAAGCAGTACCTGGAGGTCTGGAGCCGCACCTGTAAGCTGAAGAACGTGGAACTGCAAGTCCTGGAGAAGCACGGGAAGGTGTACGATGACGGAACATTCGGGTGTTTCCAGTGGTCCCCTTGTGAACGGTACCTTTTGTACGTCGCTGAGAAGAAAATGCCCAAG ATGGAGTCGTTCTTCAAGCGGAAAGACAAGGAGAAGGCGGAGTCCGATGATGCGCCGGTGCGGGGGGAGGAGTTTGTGTACCAGGAGGACTGGGGGGAGGGGCTGGTGTCCAAACATCGCCCTGTTCTCTGCATCTTTGACGTGGAAGAGGAAACAACACAG GTGCTGACGAGTGTTCCCGACGAGGTGTCCCCCGGACAGGCGGTGTGGTGTCCCGACGGGAAAGGCGTGGTGTTCGTGGGGTGGTGGCACGTTCCCTTCCGCCTGGGGATCATCTACTGCACCAACCGCAGGAGCGCCCTCTTCCGCCTGGACCTGGAGGGGCAGGCGTGCGAGCAGCTGACGGGAGACGGGCTGTCGGTGCGATGTCCGCGGTTCAGCCCCGACGGCAGCCGCCTGGTGTTCCTGCAGAACCCTGCAGGGGGGCCGCACAACAGCTGCAGCCAG GTGGCTGTGTATCTATGGAAGGAGAAGACAGCCGTGGTGGTGACCGACATTGTGAGGAAGGCGTCGGGCGACAGTTTCCCGGGCATCTACGCCTTCGACAACGGGTACCAGCAGTGCTGGGCGGCGGACAGCCGGAGGGTCGTGCTGAACACCTACTGGAGGAGCAAGATGGCGCTGCTCGTCATCAACACCGATACAAAAGAG GTTAAGAAACTGTCGGCGGAAGGAGACGACACTGCTGCTGCATGGAGGCTTCTCGACATTCGTGATGACCTCATCGTCGCTGCCTGCTGTTCCCCAAACACGAGCCAACACCTGCGCTGTGCCGTGCTGCCCCCCTCGGGACAGGAGCATCTGGTGAAGTGGGAAACTCTGGACGACGTAGTGCCGACCCTCTCACCTCCTGTCGACCACAAAGTCATCACCTTCACTCCTGTGGATGGAGGAATAGAGTACGAAGCAATCTTGATGAGAAAGCGAGGGGTTGAGTCTCCGCCGATGATCGTGTGGCCACACGGGGGACCTCACAGTGTGTTTTCGTCAGAATTCCTCCCTTATATAGCTGGATTCTGCCAGCTGGGATTTGCGGTTCTCCTAGTTAACTACCGAGGTTCTCTCGGGTTCGGCCAGGACTTTGTTGAGAGCTTGCCGGGGAAGGTTGGCAGTCAAGATGTCTCAGATGTACATCACGCTGTCAAGACAGTTGTGGTGACCGAAGGGGTTAACAAGGACAAGCTGTTGCTCTGCGGAGGCTCTCACGGGGGTTTCCTGGTCACCCATCTTGTCGGGCAGTTCCCGGACACCTACAAGGCGTGCGTGGCGCGGAATCCGGTGACGAACATCGCGAGCATGTTCGGCACGACGGACATCCCCGATTGGTGCTGCGTGGAGGCCGGGTTGGAACCCGACTTCcacgcgcccccctcccccgaagTCTACTCCGCCATGCTGACCAGATCTCCGATGTATCATGCCGATAAGATTAAAACTCCCACGATGGTTATGCTGGGCGAGGTAGACAGGAGAGTCCCTCCCCCTCAGGGTAAGGAGCTGCACAGGCTGCTGAAGACCCGGGGAGTGCCGACAAGGCTGCTCGTCTATCCCGACAACTCTCACCCCATCTCTAAGGTGGACGCAGAAGCAGACGCCTTCGTCAACATCTACAAGTGGTTCACTGAACACATGGCAAATTAG